A genomic segment from uncultured Marinifilum sp. encodes:
- a CDS encoding ASCH domain-containing protein yields MSQIHFHSNFYKAIKNGEKTQTTRVNEAVPKLGKGEAIFDNKNPISIDITKVSHKCFSSLSLREVQKDGFDSKDELWAVLQGFYPDLQKTDLLMLIEFKAIAEKEYKQV; encoded by the coding sequence ATGTCCCAAATCCATTTCCACTCTAACTTTTACAAAGCCATTAAAAATGGAGAAAAAACTCAAACTACCAGAGTAAATGAAGCAGTTCCAAAATTGGGAAAAGGAGAAGCCATTTTCGATAACAAAAACCCAATTTCTATTGATATCACGAAAGTATCTCACAAATGCTTTAGTAGCTTAAGCCTTAGAGAAGTACAAAAAGATGGATTCGATTCGAAAGATGAATTGTGGGCTGTTTTACAAGGTTTTTATCCCGACCTACAGAAAACAGACCTTTTGATGCTAATCGAATTTAAAGCTATTGCTGAAAAAGAATACAAACAGGTTTAG
- a CDS encoding lactonase family protein: protein MGKLTLSLLLISILTFSCNKGKKNIQNSDSYIFFIGTYTDTNSKGIYKMQMDKLGKFGELQLQAETKNPSYLSFANGGKHLIAVNEINTFNGLGSVESYKIGEKLELISRKSSGGAHPCFVTVNNKGIVLTANYTGGNTGLLKIDSFGNLSELIDVNQHKGSGVIKARQDKAHAHSIWFQPNSNKVIGVDLGTNELWISKIEENKFVAAENNRLKLSDGAGPRHLVFHPNGKCLFVINELNNTISTINLLGNKLKLESNITTLPSNFKGNSATADIHISSDGKFLYGSNRGHNSIVIYAVSDNGNLQLLAHESTRGDHPRNFSLSPDEKFLVVANQNTNNLLCFKRDFKTGLLTFVDEVAAPKPVCILFQQ, encoded by the coding sequence ATGGGTAAATTAACACTATCATTATTATTGATTTCTATTTTGACATTTTCTTGTAATAAGGGAAAAAAGAACATCCAAAATTCAGATTCTTACATATTTTTTATTGGAACATATACCGATACCAACTCAAAAGGCATTTATAAAATGCAAATGGATAAGTTGGGTAAGTTTGGAGAATTACAATTACAGGCAGAAACAAAAAATCCATCGTATTTAAGTTTTGCAAATGGAGGAAAGCACCTGATTGCAGTAAACGAAATAAATACTTTTAATGGACTTGGGAGCGTTGAAAGTTATAAAATAGGTGAAAAGCTAGAGCTTATAAGCCGAAAATCGAGCGGAGGAGCTCATCCGTGTTTTGTAACTGTTAATAATAAGGGAATTGTACTTACTGCTAATTATACAGGAGGAAATACAGGTTTATTAAAAATTGATTCCTTTGGGAATTTATCCGAATTGATCGATGTAAATCAGCACAAAGGATCGGGAGTGATAAAAGCTCGTCAGGATAAAGCGCATGCACATAGTATTTGGTTTCAGCCAAATTCAAATAAAGTAATTGGTGTTGATTTGGGAACCAATGAATTGTGGATCTCAAAAATTGAAGAGAATAAATTTGTTGCTGCAGAGAATAATCGTTTAAAATTATCCGATGGTGCAGGACCTCGGCATTTGGTTTTTCATCCTAATGGAAAATGTTTGTTCGTTATTAACGAATTAAATAATACAATCAGCACAATTAATTTGCTTGGTAATAAGTTAAAATTGGAGTCTAATATCACAACGCTTCCTAGTAATTTTAAGGGGAATAGTGCTACTGCAGATATTCACATTTCATCGGATGGAAAATTTTTGTACGGATCGAATCGTGGACACAATAGCATTGTTATTTATGCGGTATCGGATAATGGGAACTTACAGCTGTTGGCTCATGAATCTACTCGTGGCGATCATCCTCGTAACTTCAGCCTAAGTCCTGATGAAAAATTTTTAGTTGTAGCCAACCAAAATACTAACAATTTGCTATGTTTTAAAAGAGACTTTAAAACAGGCTTGCTCACTTTTGTAGATGAAGTGGCAGCGCCTAAACCTGTTTGTATTCTTTTTCAGCAATAG